One window from the genome of Pseudanabaena yagii GIHE-NHR1 encodes:
- a CDS encoding DUF6888 family protein — translation MPTVDQAIAYVRVFQMFSNGYQSIHMFRYNANTNTVLLESLLFRHKEI, via the coding sequence ATGCCAACGGTAGATCAAGCGATCGCCTATGTTAGAGTTTTCCAAATGTTCTCAAATGGCTATCAGTCCATACATATGTTTCGTTACAATGCGAATACTAATACAGTTTTGTTAGAGTCTTTATTATTTCGCCACAAAGAAATTTAA
- a CDS encoding HEPN/Toprim-associated domain-containing protein, with protein sequence MGSYAECWLNNFYVGSTWEGDVDVSLMSLFRATDKKIITVKDKSKLPNQLSRWIEYIEKDDEINMVFYSTSTKVIKDRLELSGYSLEISKKVYEVYLQKALNDYKKRFEPYLDILSAMNVEYWLSMLKEIRVRNIRNKPYDREKNENPFISYMCSHDWYGFPCIGYYGSPDVYICIALRLILETCIEDEEFIYDLTDLILGQCFDLDDDFVDYTSSLVGDKGKIIILTEGKSDTFILSESLELLYPHLSDYFSFMDFDGAKVGGGADSLATMVKSFSGAGVLNRIIAVFDNDTAAHVALKMLRKIRVSNNIKIMSLPEIDILNSYPTLSDNTITLMNVNGLAGGIEAYLGENILRNDEGNYIPLHLTGYEESIKKYQGKFMEKDTLQKKFKQQLELCKNDRSLINNFDWSGIKAIFENIFTIFHEEDEKIIISSIDSH encoded by the coding sequence ATGGGAAGTTACGCTGAATGCTGGTTAAATAACTTTTATGTAGGTTCAACATGGGAGGGGGATGTTGATGTGTCTCTAATGAGTTTATTTAGAGCGACAGACAAGAAAATAATTACTGTAAAAGATAAAAGTAAGCTGCCCAATCAATTGAGTCGTTGGATTGAATATATAGAAAAAGATGATGAAATTAATATGGTATTTTATTCTACATCCACAAAGGTTATTAAGGATCGATTGGAGCTGAGTGGATATTCACTAGAAATTTCTAAGAAAGTCTATGAAGTATATTTGCAAAAAGCGCTTAATGATTATAAAAAAAGATTTGAACCCTACCTAGATATACTCAGTGCAATGAATGTAGAGTATTGGTTATCAATGCTTAAGGAAATACGTGTTAGAAATATAAGAAATAAGCCATATGATCGAGAGAAGAATGAGAATCCTTTCATTTCTTATATGTGCAGCCATGATTGGTATGGATTTCCTTGTATAGGTTACTATGGAAGTCCTGATGTATATATTTGTATTGCTCTTAGATTAATACTTGAAACGTGTATTGAAGATGAGGAGTTTATCTATGATCTAACAGATCTTATTTTAGGGCAGTGCTTTGACTTAGATGACGATTTTGTTGACTATACATCTAGTCTAGTTGGGGATAAGGGAAAGATAATTATTTTGACAGAGGGGAAATCCGATACTTTTATTCTTTCTGAGTCTCTAGAACTTTTGTATCCTCATTTATCTGACTACTTTTCTTTCATGGATTTTGACGGAGCCAAGGTTGGTGGTGGTGCTGATAGTCTTGCAACAATGGTTAAATCTTTTTCTGGAGCAGGGGTTCTCAATAGAATTATAGCGGTTTTTGATAATGATACTGCTGCACACGTAGCACTTAAAATGTTGAGAAAAATAAGAGTTTCTAACAATATCAAGATAATGTCTCTGCCAGAAATTGATATTCTTAATAGCTATCCAACACTAAGTGACAACACTATCACTCTTATGAATGTGAACGGACTGGCAGGGGGGATTGAAGCTTATTTGGGCGAAAATATCTTGCGTAATGATGAAGGTAACTATATTCCACTGCATTTGACTGGTTACGAGGAGAGCATAAAAAAATATCAAGGTAAATTCATGGAGAAAGATACTCTTCAAAAGAAATTTAAGCAACAATTAGAGTTATGTAAAAATGATCGCTCTTTGATTAATAATTTTGATTGGAGTGGTATTAAAGCAATATTTGAAAATATATTTACAATATTTCATGAGGAAGATGAAAAAATAATTATATCTAGTATTGATAGTCATTAG
- a CDS encoding CFI-box-CTERM domain-containing protein translates to MSGYKYFILHLTKSGQERLGFSGDSISVWDYSNDEEATKLDGRLWYKARLAYQGKTIYVQIRHDEIQAVETGYISTGSNSSNCFIATACSANVGELITLYYFRDKYLINFMLGKKFIKLYYTFSPAIADVIRDSPILKKITRWLFIKPIVFVLSLFFRSKRNH, encoded by the coding sequence ATGTCTGGATATAAATATTTTATTTTGCATTTGACAAAATCTGGTCAAGAAAGACTAGGTTTTTCAGGAGATTCTATTTCCGTTTGGGATTACTCTAATGATGAAGAAGCAACAAAACTAGACGGAAGACTCTGGTACAAAGCTAGACTTGCTTATCAAGGTAAAACTATTTATGTGCAAATTAGACATGATGAAATACAGGCAGTAGAAACAGGTTATATTTCAACGGGGTCTAATTCTAGTAATTGCTTCATTGCTACTGCCTGCTCAGCGAATGTGGGTGAACTAATTACTCTGTATTATTTTCGTGACAAATATCTAATAAATTTTATGCTGGGGAAAAAATTTATTAAGCTTTACTACACATTTAGCCCTGCAATTGCAGATGTAATTCGAGACTCGCCAATACTGAAAAAAATTACGCGATGGCTTTTTATTAAGCCAATAGTTTTCGTACTTAGTTTGTTTTTTAGATCAAAAAGGAATCACTGA
- a CDS encoding metal ABC transporter permease has translation MFYVWQWITEPLGLEFMRNALIAGGLAGIICPAIGCFLIVQRMALLGDVMTHTVMPGMAIAFFYKIDVAIGAFISGISSAFLIAWLRSQTRVKVDAAMALTSSSFFAIGILLISLLKIKIDLHGFLFGDILSVSSTDTVRAAIITGVVLMAIAMFYKQLLFYTFDRTGAQALGLPVNLIYLGLMAGVTLTIIASMQTMGVVLVVSLLVGPAITAYLLVKELHHMIFVGAGIGVMASAIGLYTSYYLNLPSGPAIVLSVLVLFLLTLVFSPSQGLLTRTK, from the coding sequence ATGTTTTATGTATGGCAATGGATCACTGAACCACTTGGATTAGAATTTATGCGAAATGCATTGATTGCAGGTGGTTTAGCAGGAATTATCTGTCCAGCGATCGGATGCTTCTTGATCGTCCAGCGCATGGCATTGCTAGGGGATGTGATGACGCATACGGTGATGCCGGGGATGGCGATCGCCTTTTTTTATAAAATTGATGTAGCGATCGGGGCATTTATATCAGGAATTAGTAGCGCATTTTTAATTGCATGGTTACGATCGCAAACTCGCGTCAAGGTTGATGCAGCAATGGCACTAACATCTTCAAGTTTTTTCGCGATCGGCATTTTGTTAATTTCTCTGCTAAAAATCAAAATCGACCTGCATGGCTTTTTGTTTGGCGATATTCTCAGCGTTTCCTCAACCGACACAGTTCGAGCCGCAATTATTACAGGGGTTGTATTAATGGCGATCGCTATGTTTTACAAGCAACTACTGTTTTACACCTTTGATCGCACTGGGGCACAAGCACTAGGCTTACCAGTGAATCTGATCTATTTGGGCTTAATGGCAGGCGTAACTTTGACGATTATTGCCAGTATGCAAACAATGGGCGTAGTTTTAGTGGTGTCTCTCCTAGTTGGTCCAGCGATTACCGCTTATTTATTAGTGAAAGAATTACACCACATGATTTTTGTTGGTGCGGGGATAGGAGTAATGGCAAGTGCGATCGGTTTATATACCAGCTACTATTTAAATTTGCCATCTGGCCCTGCGATCGTCTTGTCTGTTCTCGTTTTATTTCTATTAACTCTCGTCTTTAGTCCCAGCCAAGGCTTACTAACACGTACCAAATAA
- a CDS encoding AAA family ATPase: MLNRIYIDNFRSLVNFELSFDSINLFLGANGSGKSTVFDAINRVKDLMSGLFKVENLFSIFDCCRWQTLKEHNFEIEIDGNGGKYKYDLSILYNEQQKPFIAHERLWFNNQPLLKFELGSVYIYDDDYAEISKISYFDSSQSFLSLLPPTNTNKKLTWFRTRILRLIVIQITPSLMNGISEQELSYIHPRMENYVSWYRYLSQDQGKIFELTNILRDVLDKFISFKFERFSETNYGLKLIFESESDTKKVIEYYFNELSDGQKVLIALYTLIYGTQNEDYTLCIDEPENFLALPEVQPWLDRLYDFCSEKKLQALLISHHPKLINFLAADSGYWFERKGNSPVRVKRIKDEDDTGLPISDLVERGWLYDPE, translated from the coding sequence ATGCTAAATAGAATATATATAGATAATTTTCGCTCTCTTGTAAATTTTGAGCTTTCATTTGATTCTATCAATCTATTTCTTGGTGCAAATGGTTCAGGTAAATCTACCGTTTTTGACGCGATAAATAGAGTTAAAGATTTAATGTCTGGTTTATTTAAGGTAGAGAATCTATTTAGTATCTTTGATTGTTGCCGTTGGCAGACACTTAAGGAACATAATTTTGAAATTGAAATAGATGGAAACGGTGGCAAATATAAATACGATCTTTCTATCCTATATAACGAACAGCAGAAGCCATTTATTGCTCATGAAAGATTATGGTTTAATAATCAGCCATTACTAAAATTTGAATTAGGTAGCGTATACATATACGATGACGATTATGCAGAAATATCGAAGATTTCTTACTTTGATTCTTCTCAATCATTTCTATCTCTTTTACCACCAACTAATACTAATAAGAAACTAACTTGGTTTAGAACTCGTATACTACGTCTTATAGTAATACAGATTACTCCTTCTCTAATGAATGGAATTAGCGAACAAGAACTATCTTATATACATCCCAGAATGGAAAATTATGTATCTTGGTATCGTTATCTTTCTCAGGATCAAGGCAAAATATTTGAGCTTACAAATATCTTACGTGATGTTTTAGATAAATTTATATCTTTTAAATTTGAGAGATTTAGTGAAACTAATTATGGATTGAAACTAATATTTGAAAGTGAATCTGATACTAAAAAAGTAATTGAATATTACTTTAATGAACTTTCTGATGGTCAGAAAGTTCTCATAGCTCTATATACATTAATTTATGGCACTCAAAATGAAGACTACACGTTGTGTATAGATGAGCCAGAAAATTTTCTGGCATTGCCAGAGGTACAACCTTGGCTAGATCGACTTTATGATTTTTGTAGTGAGAAAAAACTACAAGCTTTGCTGATTTCACACCATCCGAAACTTATTAATTTTCTAGCCGCCGATTCAGGTTACTGGTTTGAGAGAAAGGGTAATTCTCCAGTTCGAGTTAAGAGAATTAAAGATGAGGATGATACTGGACTACCAATTTCTGATTTAGTAGAGCGTGGTTGGCTTTATGACCCAGAATAG
- a CDS encoding class I SAM-dependent methyltransferase: MSDLSDLQSIPASEIKDYTDRKSWTEVLRDYGGKNLESKKTWYSAVADAYYRVRPRYPQEIIARTIAIAQLHHSAKILEIGCGPAIATVPLAELGFSVVGLEPNLEASQIAQQSCADHPQVQIINTSFEEWELIENQFDAVLAATSWHWLDPAIAYRKSAAALKSEGHLILLWNTPPQLDTETYQLVDAVYQALAPEIPLYARHEGKETHQADFLKFSESIINSGYFANVKYDHSIHHVTYSLEDYLMLLSTLSPYIALSPEKRTQLFANLQEILRHHRGDRLKLSFISAFHVARKI; this comes from the coding sequence ATGAGTGACTTATCGGATTTGCAATCTATTCCAGCCTCAGAGATCAAAGATTATACTGATCGCAAAAGTTGGACGGAAGTATTAAGGGATTATGGTGGTAAAAATCTGGAATCAAAAAAGACTTGGTATAGTGCTGTTGCCGATGCTTATTACCGAGTGCGTCCCCGCTACCCTCAGGAAATAATTGCGCGTACGATCGCTATTGCTCAGCTTCATCATTCGGCAAAAATTCTGGAAATAGGATGTGGTCCTGCGATCGCTACGGTTCCATTGGCGGAATTAGGTTTCTCGGTGGTCGGTCTAGAGCCAAATCTAGAAGCATCACAAATAGCACAACAGAGCTGTGCAGATCATCCCCAAGTACAAATCATCAATACATCCTTTGAGGAATGGGAACTGATAGAAAATCAATTTGATGCTGTGCTAGCGGCGACCTCTTGGCATTGGCTTGATCCTGCGATCGCCTATCGCAAATCGGCAGCAGCATTAAAGTCTGAAGGACATCTCATTTTGTTATGGAATACGCCACCACAGTTAGATACCGAAACCTATCAACTTGTTGATGCAGTTTATCAAGCACTAGCCCCTGAAATTCCTCTTTATGCTAGACATGAGGGGAAGGAAACTCATCAAGCGGATTTTCTCAAGTTTAGCGAGAGCATCATCAATTCGGGATACTTCGCCAATGTCAAATATGACCATAGTATTCATCATGTGACTTATAGCCTTGAGGACTATCTGATGCTTTTGAGTACACTTTCGCCTTACATCGCCTTATCCCCAGAGAAACGCACTCAGTTGTTTGCCAATTTGCAGGAAATACTCCGCCACCATCGAGGTGATCGCCTAAAGCTATCATTTATCTCTGCTTTTCACGTTGCCCGTAAAATATAG
- the isiD gene encoding protein IsiD, translated as MVDNPSKDVIGEAPEVDPSKFNATDVAEIADRLERDDYASAFESLRDWHILRSLAFKGSDLVEPYRHLLDLEAFDEC; from the coding sequence ATGGTTGATAACCCCTCAAAGGATGTAATAGGCGAAGCTCCAGAAGTTGATCCTAGTAAGTTTAATGCGACAGATGTTGCAGAAATTGCAGATCGTCTAGAGCGTGATGACTATGCCAGTGCTTTTGAGAGCCTCAGAGATTGGCATATTCTGCGATCGCTAGCTTTTAAAGGCTCGGACTTAGTTGAGCCATATCGACATTTACTAGATTTAGAAGCATTCGATGAATGCTAA
- a CDS encoding DUF3172 domain-containing protein, whose amino-acid sequence MARRRYSSTLNTPPTEPRSNGTTTKLAIAGAIFAVGIGVGIALSTLNPTPRTVDAIRLDNLAPSRDFCNNYGASAMVMSSRVYVTLNPFNVFISQAEPIPGCVVLPNNWNLLLQKNVIKEADIRQCKDRMNTFGFTGDLEKNPSVDCIYESKNATEKFTNGLPATPSPSPKP is encoded by the coding sequence ATGGCAAGACGTAGATATTCTTCAACTCTGAACACACCTCCCACTGAACCAAGGTCGAATGGCACAACGACCAAACTGGCGATCGCAGGAGCTATTTTTGCGGTCGGTATTGGTGTTGGCATTGCCCTTTCTACGCTCAACCCTACCCCCCGCACCGTTGATGCGATCCGCCTTGATAATCTCGCCCCTAGTCGCGATTTTTGTAATAACTATGGTGCATCAGCGATGGTGATGAGTAGCCGTGTCTATGTGACGCTCAACCCCTTTAACGTATTTATCAGTCAAGCTGAGCCAATCCCCGGTTGTGTCGTTTTACCTAACAACTGGAATTTGCTCTTACAAAAAAACGTAATCAAAGAGGCTGATATTCGTCAATGTAAAGACAGAATGAATACCTTTGGCTTTACAGGCGATCTCGAAAAAAATCCTAGTGTTGACTGCATTTACGAAAGTAAAAACGCTACTGAGAAATTTACCAACGGTTTACCCGCAACACCTAGCCCCAGTCCAAAACCCTAA
- a CDS encoding methylenetetrahydrofolate reductase has product MIDSPQTVVEHPFYKFRKAIANKEFLITAEVSPPKGSDPTHMLTQTRSLKGRVHAVNITDSSRAVMSMSPVAASVLIQQQFGIETVCQLACRDRNRIALQGDLLGAAALGITNILALTGDPVKAGDYPEARSVFDYESVRLLQLIQKLNQGFDANGKALPHQGTNFLAGAAVDPQSRSWSGLQRRFERKINAGAQFFQSQLITDFERLDKFVNQIANQSDKPVLAGIFLIKSAKNAIFLNKYVPGVQIPEHIIDRLAKAKSPLQEGLAIAAEQIQTARQICQGVHIMAIKAEHLIPEILDRAGVATL; this is encoded by the coding sequence ATGATCGATTCGCCCCAGACAGTAGTTGAACACCCCTTTTATAAATTTCGCAAGGCGATCGCCAATAAGGAATTTTTAATTACGGCAGAGGTGTCTCCTCCCAAGGGCAGTGACCCCACGCATATGCTCACACAAACGCGATCGCTCAAGGGGAGAGTCCATGCCGTAAATATTACCGATTCCAGCCGCGCCGTAATGAGCATGAGTCCTGTGGCTGCCTCGGTCTTAATCCAGCAGCAATTTGGCATTGAAACGGTATGCCAGCTTGCCTGTCGCGATCGCAATCGCATCGCCTTACAGGGAGATCTGTTGGGAGCCGCAGCTTTAGGCATTACCAATATTTTGGCGTTGACGGGCGATCCTGTAAAAGCTGGAGATTATCCCGAAGCGCGATCGGTATTTGACTACGAATCAGTGCGCCTATTGCAATTAATCCAAAAACTCAATCAAGGTTTTGATGCCAATGGCAAAGCTTTGCCGCACCAAGGTACAAATTTCTTAGCAGGAGCTGCCGTCGATCCGCAGTCACGCAGTTGGTCTGGTTTGCAAAGACGCTTTGAGCGCAAGATTAATGCGGGGGCACAATTTTTTCAAAGCCAATTAATTACGGATTTCGAGCGCCTCGATAAATTTGTCAATCAAATTGCCAACCAGTCAGATAAACCTGTGCTAGCAGGCATATTTCTCATTAAATCTGCAAAAAATGCCATATTTCTAAATAAATATGTGCCGGGGGTACAAATTCCTGAACATATTATCGATCGCCTAGCCAAAGCCAAATCACCTTTACAGGAAGGACTAGCGATCGCCGCCGAGCAAATCCAAACAGCAAGGCAAATCTGTCAGGGTGTACATATCATGGCAATTAAAGCCGAGCATCTCATTCCTGAGATCCTTGATCGCGCAGGTGTGGCAACTCTATAA
- a CDS encoding SGNH/GDSL hydrolase family protein, whose protein sequence is MGKAIHFTDELFKFQFKYQPKPKFTSIYIFGDSLSDNGNLSSLIYKASGGTISFPPSPPYFNSQPLLSPPQIRFSNGLVWADTLPASLGISSTKVNNYAYGGATSGFTNGLQPLFPNLPLLGLLTEVNSFTKTTLKADPKGLYVVWAGANDGFNLAGLLASQPPSSLQAAFPIITDAVKTAINNITTAITTLANSGARTFLVPNLPNLGKTPLLSQNQASAFVGKAFSVLFDIGLAIMLPKLERSLKIDIVQPDVYSLAEDVFNRPEEYGFKNVTDPLIGQNPLTVNSENFFWFDSQHPTTKGQAILTDFFQDSLFAAGYGKGFGYGKHESDSNLTQLLGSPLAKDAIELALGSGLFQGISDFKSLGLGKDLLGLIGDKSFLSFGNTLNSSELLAPHA, encoded by the coding sequence ATGGGAAAAGCTATTCACTTTACTGATGAACTCTTCAAATTTCAGTTCAAATACCAGCCTAAGCCCAAGTTTACAAGTATTTATATATTTGGAGATAGTCTCTCTGATAATGGGAACTTGTCTTCATTAATCTACAAAGCCTCAGGCGGTACAATTTCATTTCCACCTAGTCCTCCCTACTTCAACTCTCAACCTCTTCTATCTCCACCTCAAATACGTTTTTCTAATGGATTAGTTTGGGCTGATACTTTACCAGCATCTTTAGGCATATCTTCCACAAAAGTTAATAACTATGCCTATGGTGGAGCAACTTCAGGATTTACCAACGGACTTCAACCTCTTTTTCCCAATCTTCCTCTTCTCGGACTACTTACGGAAGTGAATAGCTTCACAAAAACTACTTTAAAGGCTGATCCCAAAGGACTATATGTAGTGTGGGCAGGAGCAAATGATGGCTTTAATCTAGCAGGTTTACTCGCCAGTCAGCCACCTAGCAGTTTGCAGGCGGCATTCCCTATTATTACTGATGCCGTTAAGACTGCAATTAATAACATTACAACTGCAATTACAACCCTAGCGAACTCTGGTGCACGTACTTTCCTTGTTCCAAATCTACCTAACTTGGGTAAAACTCCTCTTCTGAGCCAAAATCAGGCATCCGCTTTTGTTGGCAAAGCTTTTAGCGTTCTGTTTGATATTGGATTAGCGATTATGCTACCCAAATTGGAGCGATCGCTCAAGATTGATATTGTGCAACCCGATGTTTATTCCCTTGCCGAGGATGTATTTAATCGTCCTGAAGAATATGGATTTAAAAATGTGACCGATCCTTTGATAGGGCAGAATCCACTCACTGTGAATTCAGAGAACTTTTTCTGGTTTGATTCCCAACATCCAACGACGAAAGGACAGGCAATACTCACAGATTTCTTTCAAGACAGTTTATTTGCTGCTGGTTATGGGAAGGGATTTGGCTATGGCAAGCATGAATCCGACTCAAACTTGACTCAACTACTAGGAAGTCCATTAGCTAAGGATGCAATAGAGCTAGCTCTAGGTAGTGGCTTATTCCAAGGTATATCCGATTTCAAATCTTTGGGTTTAGGCAAAGATTTATTGGGGCTAATTGGTGATAAATCCTTCCTATCATTTGGGAATACCTTGAATTCATCGGAACTACTAGCACCTCATGCATAA
- a CDS encoding type II toxin-antitoxin system VapC family toxin, whose amino-acid sequence MRGLIADTTPLFGAIDPNDQYHSRAQLELERIEIEDLTVFIPFPVYVKTYSLLLYRLGFSYAYSFTQSCIDSVHLINPTEEEYLAAVKKVSRYPDQKITLVDAIIAVLSEKMNLPVWSYDYHFDVMGIPIWR is encoded by the coding sequence ATGAGAGGATTGATTGCTGATACAACGCCCCTCTTTGGAGCGATCGACCCTAACGATCAATATCACTCTAGAGCGCAACTTGAACTAGAAAGAATTGAAATAGAAGATCTAACAGTTTTTATACCTTTTCCCGTTTATGTGAAAACATACAGCTTATTGCTATACCGTCTAGGTTTCAGCTATGCCTATAGCTTCACTCAAAGTTGCATTGACTCCGTGCATCTAATTAATCCAACAGAAGAGGAATATTTAGCGGCTGTTAAAAAAGTATCTCGATATCCCGATCAAAAAATTACCCTTGTAGATGCGATTATCGCAGTCTTATCCGAAAAAATGAATTTGCCAGTTTGGTCATATGATTACCACTTTGATGTCATGGGAATTCCCATATGGCGATAA
- a CDS encoding type II toxin-antitoxin system PemK/MazF family toxin — translation MVQLNPSVGSEIGKTRPVVIVSNNAIGILPLKVIIPITDWKERYAIRTWIVKLEPTTDNGLSKTSAADTFQVRSLSQERFVLKLGQLDEKSMQDIQQALIVVLDIFP, via the coding sequence ATAGTTCAACTCAATCCCTCCGTTGGCAGTGAAATCGGCAAAACCCGTCCAGTCGTGATTGTCAGTAACAATGCCATAGGGATTTTGCCCCTAAAAGTGATTATTCCCATTACTGATTGGAAAGAAAGATATGCAATTCGTACTTGGATAGTAAAACTGGAACCCACAACAGATAATGGACTGAGCAAAACCTCTGCGGCTGATACCTTTCAAGTACGTTCACTGTCTCAAGAGAGATTTGTCCTCAAGCTAGGACAGCTAGACGAGAAATCTATGCAGGATATTCAGCAAGCCCTAATCGTCGTTTTAGATATTTTCCCATAG
- a CDS encoding sterol desaturase family protein, translating to MPLFLLGFTRETFGAYLVFASVLPILNHANTRFQFPLLNRIIATPDFHHWHHSNDLEARDKNFSGFPIIDFMFGTYYVPKGKIPIKYGVDEIIPSTYWQQLLYPFRKSKV from the coding sequence ATTCCTCTATTTTTATTAGGATTCACGAGGGAAACTTTTGGCGCATATCTTGTATTTGCCTCAGTTTTACCAATTTTAAATCATGCCAATACAAGATTCCAGTTTCCACTTCTCAACCGCATCATTGCTACCCCTGACTTCCATCACTGGCATCACAGCAACGATTTAGAAGCAAGGGATAAGAATTTTTCAGGATTCCCGATTATCGATTTCATGTTTGGCACATACTATGTCCCTAAGGGTAAAATTCCTATCAAATATGGAGTTGATGAAATTATCCCTAGTACTTATTGGCAGCAATTACTTTATCCTTTTCGCAAATCTAAAGTATGA